The DNA sequence ACGTGTTCCTAATCGTACAGCAAACGGACTTTGTAATCAACCCTTATAACAACTGTCTTAAATATTTCCAATGCAtaccttttatatataaatctctGTACTATGTACTTCCCCAAGATAAATTATTTCCATGTCTAATGTTATCGCAATTCCCAGACGTTTGATGTCAAagggtaaaataaaaacagactcacatttataaaattactccAGATTACTTAACATTAAGTTAAAGAATTACAACtacttaatttttagttttttggctTTATAATTGCTTTagtttatgattttaaaaatacatttcagGTATTACAATATACTCTAGCGCCCGTTAAAACGCCGAAAGGAAAACAGGATGCAGATCCGGGTGCGACGAAACAGTTTCCTCCAGAAAATTTAACCTGTCACTTTGGATTTGGAATAGATACACTAcgcatttgattttttttataatgatgaaaacttacgtgtatttgtataaacaacTCTATCTCAagaaatagatgtttttttttgaaagattattattttgtttttggttGAAACTATTACAAGTATTCAACATTATCTGTCCGATCGTTTTAAAATCAATCGCCGTTCTATTTTATGAAGTTATGTGAACAACATACTTCAATATATGTCGGTTCGAAATTTAGTATTCTGTTTgctcaattatattataataaccttAACCTAATTTTGCAGCATCAACTGAATTCTGTCAGATACTTACCATTTTAGTGAAGTTGCATCGTATTTCTGACTATTTATATGAAAAGCTTACAAGTGGCGATCAGCCTGTTCATTTTACTACTGATCGCCAGCTAAACTTATTATGAATTACTACTTCATAATAACTAGTGAAATTTTCTAGTCCTATTCCAATCGTTTAATCAACATGAAATTACAAAATACTgacttattttaatgaaaagtatttgttttctattttaaatacttctgtttaacttgcaatgtatgtaagtatggatgtttgttaggTTAAGCTTGCTACTCAGTTTTGAAGCACATATCTTTAATAGATtaagctgaaattttgtatacacgttTAGTGTGGATAACAATGCAAACTTAGCTATGTGACGTCATTATAAATCTAACATGGTGTTCACACCCAAGATGGTggagtagttattttttatgttctcCTATGTGAGTATCAAATGAAAATGCTTGCTGAGAATAACTATGTAACTTTAAATCTAATATGGCAGACATTTGAAGATGGCGGACTGGTTACTTTTAATGCactcctacaatatgggtatcaattGAAAGGATTTATTAAGAATATCAGACTGAGAAACCTGCCGAGcgataacaaaacaataaaaaataaattaaaagtaaacaacttctgaacaagcttttatttaaagttctctaaaaagaataaaattaacttttcctttaaaacttttactatcaacatgTGAAATCATACACAATTTGTATGATATAAAAacttgtcgcgagatttacATACCTATGTAGATAAACaaggaaaataaataagttgatctgattgattttaatttttaaattttttaattaagtaagtaaaagtactttaatttatttatttactcttagTTTTTGTAACAACAATGTGAAAACGtatattacgttttatttatattaattaatgtagtataattataatcctGCTCTTAAATTGTACGAAGGGAACTAAGGTTCGAAGCTGTTCGACAATCAACTGCATATAAGTTCACAGACAACTCAAATTTATAGtttgaatagttattttaaatagataaGTGGGCATATCCTCAATTCAAACAATCGGTCAGATGATATTATATAGTAGTGGTCACAGCTTATTTGACTGCGAATGGCGGGAAGACCGCACGAACGCTGGGACAGCCAACTCGAGTACTTGCTCTCATGTCTCGGGTACGCCGTCGGTATCGGGAACCTCTGGAGGTTTCCGTATCTATGTTATAGAAATGGAGGAGGTAAATCAcatgtaaacttttttaatacaactaaacgagttttttttttacaaaagtccATATCATACTCTACCGTTAATTCTAATTGTTTACGTACGTATCTGAAACTTTAATAACAATAAgtctgtaattatttatttaactttatatgttaatttaaaatgtacgtagtattaataatttacgATTATAAATTTTCAGGCGCATTCCTTATTCCATATTTACTGACTCTCGTGACATGTGGCATTCCGCTCGTTTATTTAGAGACATTTCTGGGGCAATTTGCGAGTGCAGGATGCATTTCAGTTTTCAACATAAATCCCCTGTTCAAAGGTAAGTACGTAAttaactgtttatttatttatttttctatctttttatacaactaggtttgCATACAAGCGTacaactcacctgatggtaagcaactaccgtagcttatagacctcctacaccaccagaagcattgcaagcgcgtggCCTACCCTATATATACCCTttaggagctctagtcaccttaatcaccaacaggaacacaacactacttgaaaatagtattatttagctgtgattatcTGTGAggcgagatactaccccagtcgggctgctccatgttttgagcaggaaatttcctgctgtgccctacctcagttaatacaGCTTTAATACAGGTCTCAGAAAGTACATGTATTAAGCCATCTATttctttactatttatattttgtaacacGGACTCTATTGAGGTATCACTAATTATGATTTCCGAAATGATATTTAACTTTTCTCTATAACAGCTATTTTGAAAAAGCGACAAGCGCAAATTTTCCACAAAAGTAAACAAAACTGGTCATCCTGTTTTTCAATTTAGGTTGACTTATGTTCttgcacaaaaataaaataattgggcCAGCATGAGTAGGTCAACTcatttcgaatatttttttctttgaactTGCTACTGGTACTTTAAGGAGTGCAGGTTTCAACTAAATATGTAATGGgaaatctaataatataatctaataaatatactaaaatataaagtatgtaaatagattttgaatttttcggttacataattcttattttatttcacaattcACAGGAGCAGGCTACGCTGCAGTAATATTGAACGTAATAGCTATAACATATTTTGCATCGATTATGTCTTAcccaatattatacatataccaTTCATTCAGTTCACCTCTACCTTGGCAGAGCTGTGGTAACTATTGGAATACCGAGAAATGTGTGGAGGTAAAATTATGataacataaacaatatatgtttatatgcgATTGCAATGTTATTCTATTCGTTACACAATTTCAGATCACTGGAAATTATACTTTCATAGGAAATGGATCCGTTACTACGCCTGAGAATGAATTCTTTCAGTATgctttttaatggtttttaacacgatgttttattaaattaacacaataaaaattaattttaataaacgatCTAATTTCAATGTAGCATACTCttgcaaattttataattttcataaaattttcagtagcaaaaatttaatacaaaagtaATATATCATCAGTTATAAATTTGCAGTATACGTCTTTTGCGTATGTCATCCGATATCACACACATTGGTGGTATAGTTTGGCCAATATTTTGGTGTAACGTAATCTGCTGGATACTAGTATACCTTTGTATTTGTAATGGAGTTAAAAGCGTAGGAAAGGTGAGTTTTACAAGCGGAgatttttactacaaaaatgCCAAAGCAACATTATTTTTCTGAAAGTGGACTtcttgaaattgtatttatgttCACAGATCGTGTACTTCACTGTTTTGTTTCCATATGTCGTACTATGCGCTTTATTCATTCGTGGAATTACGTTACCAGGCGCTTGGCAAGGCATACAGTACTTCATTCTTCCAGATTGGAACCAATTGACGAAACCGAAGGTATTTTAAATCATCGGTCATTCGTCTTAAACTAGAATTTCTACAACACTAGAATTTTCAAATAAGTACGTTTAAAATTGTCACAAGTTTAACGatatttctaagaaaaaatTTGTTCTGAAATTGTCAGCAAATCGTAGTTGTATTTTACATGTAGGAGAATAGAATTGTATTTAGTTTAATCCATTTCTATATTTGTAATCTTATAAATCTTTATATAGCACTATTAATTATTACACTTATGTCACTAAAGGTTTGGGCTGATGCAGCTACTCAGATTTTCTACTCCCTCGGTCCCGGTTGGGGCGGACTCGTCAGCATGGCGAGCTTTAACAGATTTCACTATGACAATCTACGGttcgttttaatattacaaacattttaaaatacgtaGTTATaccttatttttacaaatttatgttatttttaggtCTTCTATCATAATTCCACTCGTGAATAGCGGGACTAGTATCTGGGCGGGATTGGTCGTATTTTCTGTTCTTGGGTTTGCCGCAGAACGTGCAGGAGTCCCAGTAGGGAACGTGGCCTCCGCTGGCCCTGGACTGGCATTCGTCACATATCCCACGGCTGTGTCCATGATGCCAGCACCTAACTTCTGGGCTATAACATTCTTTGTTATGCTTTTTTTTCTTGGTGTTGACACTATGGTAAGTATGTAATCCAaaatttttcatgttttttttacatgccaccttatatttatttattttttgtttttcgtttaatgaaaaataaaaagaatgtaatgcgtgtattttattatgatagCTAATAACCAATACACACGTATATGATTTTCGCAAATCATCGTAGTTCacctttttacaataataatattattaatgttgcCTTATAGAAAAGAGCAATGATATTTTGATCTTCAATATGAACAACTTATGAATTCAGTTTATTCTGGATGTTGTTTACAGTTCGTTACAATTGAAGCAATTATCGCCGGTGTCTTGGATGAGTTTACACAGCTTCGTAAACGTAAGAGGCTTGTCACGTTCGTGACATGTTTTATCCTGTTCCTCCTCTCGATCATCTGTAACACTgaggtttgtttttttttttgttataattataagttcAATTTTTGAATGACTCTTTTGATTGTTGTCTTTCAAATTgtagttttgtttttacatagcagtcatatatgttatacatttaaaagaaaattgcaCCCAAAATGCTACGACAAAAATCACTACACTTTATAACACCTACTAATGCTGACTCGATTTACATTTCATGTTTCACTCGGTTATCATTATAATGTTGATTTCCTTCGGGGTGACTAACATTATTCACGCTATGGGGCGGTACGGCTTATAGCACTATACCAGTAGAACGTTTGCGTGCATTCACAGACAATTTGTAATCAATTACGTTCTTAAGTCAgattttgtttgtaattgaaataacaaacaaaaatgtcATCATGCTAAAACGAATGAAAATTTAAGAGTCGTCATGCTCttgtaacaattaattttattacagttagcattacatatattaaaattaaaattacaaatgttcaagaacaattaaatgtaattaccTAAATGAAAGAAAAGTGAATATAGCTGTGAGcactcgtaaacgaaaaaaaaaacgacttcaattacgtggACAACTAATACagcgtgggtagacgaaaaaatagtcgagtgaatacgcgttattagagataactcaaaaagtactcgtcagatctcaatacAATTTCAATGACACAATATGAAAAGCgttaactttcgattaaaaaaaagaatcgtcaaaatcggtacacctagtaaaaaatgagataacaaacattaaaaaatacattcaaattaagaacctcctttcctccttttcttaaaaaaaaactttgttgaGAGAAATTAATTACTACAAAAACATACATAGCTAACAATATAACGAATATACTAATCGTGACAAAAGGTAACGTTATTAAGTACAGATAATCATTTTGAAAAGGCTTTCTTATGTATATCCACATAGCATCTATTTACGACTGTTTCATTGATGTATTTTATACCAAACTATGtattcaaaaaatttatgatattttcCTTAACCAAGCATAGCAAGTAGTTAAGCTAAGTAGTCAAAGGTGGTTTTCACATAGGAAACGAATAATATCATCGACGAACTGTCATTTCATCCATGCGATCAATCAGAGCGCGCCAATTCGATTCCATTTCTTCAAATTGAAAACGATTTCAAACGATCACTTTTCACTTTTGtatctaatatatatgtaaatagaaCAAATATATGGAACCatttcaatatttgtatttaatcaaatataaaaaatgtattcttatgaaatatatattaattatataaattgccCAATACTTCTTGATTCCGATATCCTTATCGTTGAAATGATTTCTAGTTTTTAAAACCAGCGTTTCTTTTCCTCCTACTAATTTAGCCTTTCTGTAACTTACGAAAAACACTTTATTAGCAACTAGTAAAACAGACCCTTAAAATAATTgcttaaataaaagttttcttcataaataaaacaaaaaaataataaaaaattaaatagttattgTATTCCAatgattatataataatgttcaaaatttttgttcaaataattttttttcacctGTATTATTAAAATGCAGGGCGGCTTACACGTTTTAGGTCTCCTCGACGCACATGTAGCGATAGCTTGTGTGCCTGTAGTGTGCGGTCTAGAGCTAATAGGAGCAGTGTACACGTATGGACCCAAGAGACTAGCCATAGACGTATTGTTTACGACTGGAAGGCCATTAAAACCTATCTGGATTGTTTTATGGAGATACATAATACCAGTGTTGCTTCTGGTAAGActacgtaatataataatataaaattggtgTGATTTTAACGATtgatgttatattataatatcacaaaaatagaaaagtattataaattcGAAAAAAATTCTGAGGTAGGACAAAGCAGGATATCaccatcatcataatcatcatcattttagtctatcacagtccattgctggacataggcctccacaagttcgtgccaaaaatagcgtcaactcatgtgttttgcccatagtcaccacactgggttggtgaccgccgggctggctttgtcgcaccgaagacgctgctgcccacttcggcctgtgtattttaaagccagcagttggatagttatcgggtttttaaatttcaaggtagttgtggaactgtgttatcccttagtcgcttcttacgacacccacgggaagagagggggtggctatatactTTGCTGCCATAACCACATagcatcctgctcaaaatctgcagcagcccgactggggaagtacctcaaccttactgcagatcacagctaaataataatactttcaagcagttttgtattCCTGTGACAAATAAGACCAGAGCCCCTGGGGTGTtaggggtaaggtcggcaacgcgcttgccaaGCTTCTGCTGTTgtaggcgtttataagctatggtaatcgcttaccatcagttgagccaTATGCTTATTTTCCgacctaattttataaaaaaaagctaaatttttaattgaggTATTCagacattacaatatttttaaactagtgTATGGTTTGTAGATAATAACAACATACTCGCTACGAGACGCTGCGGGGCTGGCGGGTTGGAGCGTAGCGATGATCTCCGTAATCTGCGTACCGATACATGGAGCTAGAGTACTCTTTAAGGCAAAAGGATCCCTCAAACAGGTCTATTAAAGTTGTTAAATAGCataattctattaatatttaatcactGCCATTTAAAATGGTCTATACATGAAGACTAAAGTTCTGTACTACCAAAAGACTGATTTCCCACAAAATTTAtcacaatattataaatgaaatggtTGTCTAAGAGTAAAATTGCAAACATTTTTCATTCTTTTTCCATTAAATCACCGCATACAGagctttttcttaaaatttattctatCGTGTATAAATTGAGGTACTCATCATGCTAAGCGGCAATATGTGTACGAGTACATGTATGCGTCTATACAAGTATGTGTAAGTAATCAAGTTTTATGTCTGTGATAGTGACATGGCAGTCGTCGTCCCGGTAACACGTGTTCTTATCGCTTTCTTGTGTGATGACAGTCAATAAACTActacacaaatattttgtattttgaattaggaaaacaaaaaaattaatacaattaacatgcctctttatgtataaaaatacacttGACTATACCTCATGACACGCACACACAGTTTCGGTATTCGTAAAAGCTTGACGCTTACATAGCACTGTTtgctaatataaaattaaaagcctATTATATAAGGTATTTAAATATGTCTTCTATATAATGAGGAAAAATGGAAAAGTTCATCTTCAactagaatattttat is a window from the Melitaea cinxia chromosome 3, ilMelCinx1.1, whole genome shotgun sequence genome containing:
- the LOC123669121 gene encoding sodium- and chloride-dependent glycine transporter 1-like: MAGRPHERWDSQLEYLLSCLGYAVGIGNLWRFPYLCYRNGGGAFLIPYLLTLVTCGIPLVYLETFLGQFASAGCISVFNINPLFKGAGYAAVILNVIAITYFASIMSYPILYIYHSFSSPLPWQSCGNYWNTEKCVEITGNYTFIGNGSVTTPENEFFHIRLLRMSSDITHIGGIVWPIFWCNVICWILVYLCICNGVKSVGKIVYFTVLFPYVVLCALFIRGITLPGAWQGIQYFILPDWNQLTKPKVWADAATQIFYSLGPGWGGLVSMASFNRFHYDNLRSSIIIPLVNSGTSIWAGLVVFSVLGFAAERAGVPVGNVASAGPGLAFVTYPTAVSMMPAPNFWAITFFVMLFFLGVDTMFVTIEAIIAGVLDEFTQLRKRKRLVTFVTCFILFLLSIICNTEGGLHVLGLLDAHVAIACVPVVCGLELIGAVYTYGPKRLAIDVLFTTGRPLKPIWIVLWRYIIPVLLLIITTYSLRDAAGLAGWSVAMISVICVPIHGARVLFKAKGSLKQRLVESCKPSSDWGPNEPEIRERWINFQNQNSLPTNSIELKK